GCTGCTGGTCGAGGCGGTCAACCGGGCCGACCGGCCGCTGCCGCTGCGCGAGCAGACCAGCCCTGCCGACGCCCCCGCCCCGCGCCTGGAACGGGAGTTGGCGCTCGCCGCGGCCGGCCGGGTGCCCTGGCAGGACGTGGTGGCCGAGGTGATCGACACCATCAACGACTGGACGGCGGCCTGGCCTGCCAGCACCCGGGCCGACGTCCTGGGCCGGTACCGGACGGTGATGTCCCGCTACATCTCCGCCATCCCGGAGCGCAACGCCCGGCTGCTGGCCGGCCACCTGGCGGACGGCCGGCTCTCGGTCGCCACCGGGTACCCGACCTCGATCGAGCCCGAGGGGCCGACCTCCTGGCGGGTCGAGTGGCCGGACGGCCGGGTCGAGCACTTCACTCACGTGGTCTGCGGCACCGGCTTCCAGAAGCCGCAGCTCTCGCTGGCCGGTCCCGGCCGCTACCGGATCGGCCCGGCCGAACCGGGCGCGGCCGTTCCCGAGATCACCGCCGAGCTGCGCCTGCGCGAGCCGCAGCACCCCGAGGCGGACCGGATCTGGGTGGTCGGCGCGGCTGCCCACCACCGCACCGCCATCGTCAACTACCTGAACGCGGCCGCCAAGCAGGCCGCCAGGATTGCCGCGCAGTTCGCCGCCGTACCCGTCTGACCCACCGTCACTCACCCCGAAAGGCAGTCCCGTGATCGTCCTTGTCAGCCCCGTGTCCACCGGAGCGGCCCTCGCCAAGGCTTTCCGTGAGGAGGGCCAGGCCTGCCTGCACCTGTACGACACCGGCCTGCAGGCGGCCCACCGGGCCGACACCTCCGCGCACACCATGCTCCACCAGGACCTGGAGACCACCCTCGCCGTGCTGCGGGAGCTGCGCCCGAGCGCGGTGATCGCGGCCAGCGAGTACGGCGTCATCCTGGCCGACACCCTGGCGGCCGAGCTCGGACTCGACCACCACCGGCCGGAGTTGATCGACGCGCGGCGGGACAAGCACCTGATGGTCCGGGCCCTGGAGCAGGCCGGTGTGCCCGCCGCCCGGACCGTCGCGGTCCGCACCGGGGCCGAGCTGGACGCCGCGCTGGCGGACTGGACCGAGGGCTTCCCGGTGATGGTGAAGCCGCGCAACAGCGCGGGCAGCGACGGCTGCCGGATCTGCCACACCCCCGAGCAGGTGGTCGCGGCCTTCCACGCCATCGCGGACGCCCGGAACCTGATGGGCGAGGTCAACGACGAGGTGCTGCTGCAGGAGTTCCTGGCCGGGACCCAGTACATCGTGAACACCGTCAGCCTGGCCGGCCGCCACCTGCTCAGCGAGGTCTACGCCGAGCGGATCGACCACATCGACGGCGCGCCGGTCCTCCGGCACATCGTCTCCCGCCCCGAACTCGACCGGGACGAGCGCGAGTTGGTCGACTACGTGCTGGCCTGCCTGGACGCGCTCGGCATCCGCGAGGGCGCCGCGCACACCGAGGTGATGCTCACCCCGCGCGGCCCGCGCCTGGTCGAGGTCAACTCCCGGGTGATGGGCCCCTCGCTGACCCCCGACCCGTACCACGCCGCCTTCGGCTACAGCCAGCAGCACCTGGTGGTCGAGCGCTACCTGCGCCCCGCCGAGTTCGCCGCCCGGCTGGACCGGCCGTACGCCCCGCCGCAGACCGTGGCCAAGGTCTTCCTGCGCCCGCACCGCGAAGGTACTGTGCAGTCGATCGACGGGCTGCGGACGCTGCGCCGGCTGCCCGGCTTCCACAGCGTGGAGCGGCTGCCCGCGATCGGCGAACCCATCCGCGACCGCCACCTCACCACCGGTGCGACGGGCATCGCCTTCCTGGTGCACGAGGACGGAACAGTGCTGCAGAAGTCGCTGGCGGAGCTGCACCCGCTGGAGGACGCCGGCGGGTTCTACCGGCTGGCCGACCAGCCGACGGAAGGGTGACGGCCGTGCCGATCCTGCTCATCGTCGTCTCGGTGGTCCTGCAGGCCTGCGCGGACGGCTACCTGTCCGGGCGGCTGGAGTTCGGCGACAGCCTGCTGTTCTCCTGCCTCGCCTTCGTCGCGGCCACCGTGCTGTTCGGCTCGCTGTGCCTGATCCGCCGGGCCCGGCAGGGCGCCCGGCCGGACCGCGGCGCCGAGCAGCGCGGCACGGTCCGGAAGCTGATCGTGCTGATGAACCTGGCCACCGCCGTCACCTTCCTCGGCTTCTTCTCCGCACTGGCCTGGGTTCCCGCCGCGCTCGCCACCAGCGTCCAGTCCGGCATCGGACCGCTCGCGGTGGTCTGCATCGCGCTGATCCGCCGGGAGAGCGCGCCCGCCGCCGGCCGGCTGGCCGGGGCCCTCGGGCTGCTCGGGCTCTCGGTGCTGATCGCCGTCCGGCTGAACCCGGAGCCCGGCGCGCTCTCGCTGCCGATGGTCGGCGGCACCCTGCTGGTCGCCGTCTCCGGCGTCTCGGCCGCCCTGCTGGCCCGGATCTCCCGCCAGCTCGGCGCGGCCGGTGCGGACCCGCTCTGGGTCACCGCCAACCGCTTCCACTTCACCTACCTGGCGGCCGGCGCCCTGCTGCTGGCCCGGGGCGGCGTGGGCGGGACGGGCGGCGCGGACCGGATTCCGCTGCCGCTGATGGCGCTGACCGCGCTGGCGGCGGTGGCGCTGCCGCTCTTCCTGCTCCAGGTCGGGCTGCAGCGGGCCGAACCCCTGCTGGCGATGGCCCTGTTGAGCACCCTGCCAGGGATCACCTACCTGAGCCAGACCGTCTTCGGCGGTCCGCTCGACCCGGTGGCCTGCGCGCTGATCGGGCTGCTCGTCCTGCTGGCGGCCGCCTGCGCCCGGCAGGCCCGCACCGCCGCCCCGGCCCGTCGGGTGGCGGCACCCGCCTGACCGTCCGTCATCCAATGCTTGAGGGGGCCCGCAGTCGCGGGCCCCCTCAAGCATTGGATCAGAGCGCGAAGAGTTCGCCGGTCTCCTCCATCGCGTGCACCACCGCGACCGAGCTGTGCAGCAGACTGTCGTCCTCGTGCACGAAGTAGGCCACGCCCCAGCCCTGCGCCGAACGCTCCACCATGGCGGCCGGGGTCCCGGTCTCCGGCAGGCCGGTCACGCTGTGGAAGCCGGGCAGCCGCCGCAGCCGGTCGAGGCCGGGCACGGCCCGCAGGGTGCCGGTCGCGCCCGGCACCCGCAGCTCGATCCTGGCCAGCGCCCGGGCCGGCCGGTACGGCAACTCCAGCCGGCGGGCGAACCGTTCGGGGTGCAGGAAACGCTCCGCGAGCAGGTGCACCCGGGTGTAGCCGAAGGCCGCGAAGTACGGGTCGGCCGAGGTCCGCGGACCGGTCGGCCAGGGCTGCACCCGGACCGGCCGGAAGCCGTCGGCAGTCCGGCGGAGCTCGGTGCTCGCGGTGCCCTCGCGGACGCCGAGCGCGTCCAGCGCCTCGACGGCGGCGGTGATCGCCCCCAGGTCACCGGGCCCGAGCAGGCTGTGCGCCACGCTGTCCCGGTGCGTGAGCACCCCGCCGCCCTCGCTCTGGTGCCGCAGGTAGACCTCGGCCACCAGGTGCCGGCCCGCCGCGCTGACGGTGTGCACCGCGTACGTCTCGCCGTCCGGCAGCCCGTGCAGCAGCACCGGCCGGCCGGTGCGCAGCGGGCCCCGGCTCAGCTCGGCCACCGCCGCCCCGGCCTCGGCCGGCGTCCGGCACAGCCGCCCGGGTTCGGTGCCCGCGCCGGTGGCCGGGCGGGCCAGCACCGGCCAGTCGGTCCAGCCGTCGAGGACCGCTGCCGCCTGCTCGGGCGTCTCCACCACGGCCCCCGCGACCGCGGGCAGGCCCGCCGCCCGCAGGGTCCGGCTCATCACCGCCGGGTCGCACCGGGCGGCGGCCAACTCCGGTGCGTGGTACGGAAGTCCGAGATCCCGGGCGAGCTGCTCGGCCAGCCTGCCGCCGGAGCCGCTGGCCGCGATCACCGCGTCCGGCCGGCGTCCGGCCGGCCCGGCCCAGGGCGCCGGGGCGCCGGGGCGGCCGGCCTGGCTGCTGAACACCGGGAGGTAGTCGACTCCTTGCTCCCGAAGGGTGCGGGCCAGGTCGGCACCGCTGAACACTGGATCGACGAGCAGGAACACGGGTCGCTACCTCGGGTGGTCGTTGGGCGAACTGACGACGGATCAGGCCGCTCGGCCCGCGCCGTCCGTCAGCACAGCAGACCGGCACCCGGTCCGGGAAGCCGCGCTGAGCCGCGCTCGGCCGAGGCTTGACCACGCCTTGACCACGGCCGCTCCGCAGCGGTCGTGGTCAAGGCGGTCGCGGTCAGGGCGGCTTCCCGGACCGGAGCGTGCAGCCTCAGGCCGACACCGCGACCGGGCTCGGGTCGGCCTCGGCCGGGGTGCGCGGCACCGCGCGGACGCCGGCCAGCACGGCGGCCACCGCCAGCGCCCCGCAGGCCACCGGTACGGCGAACGCCGGGCCCGCGCCGGACCGGTCCACCACCGCGCCCGCGAGCGCGGCACCCAGCGCGATGCCGAGCCCGAGGCCGGTACTGGCCCAGGTCATACCCTCCGTCAACTGACCGCGTGGCACGGCCAGTTCGACCATCCCCATGGCGGTGGCCATGGTCGGCGCGCAGGCCGTACCGGCCACGAACAGCACCACGCCGAGCAGCAGCAGATTGCCGGTGACCAGCAGCGGCACCATGGTCACGGTCATCAGCAGGGTGCCGGTCAGCAGCCGGCCGCGCACCGTGCCACGCGGCGTCAGGCCGCCGTACACCAGCCCGGCCAGCGCGCTGCCGATCGCGTAGACCGCCAGCACCCAGCTGGCCATCGCCTTGTCCCCGCGCTCGGCGGCGAAGGCCACGGTGATCACCTCGATCGAGGCGAAGACCGCCCCGATCGCCAGGAAGGTCACCACCAGCGCGGGCAGACCCGGGTTGCGGATCGCCGAGCCGGACCGCACCCGCTCGGCCGGCCGGACCGGCGGCTCCGTGGCGCGCTGCCCGGCCAGCAGCCAGCTGCCCAGGGCGAGCAGACCGGCCGCGGCGAGCAGCCCCGCCTCCGGGGCGAACGCGGTGGACAGCCCGATCGCCAGCACCGGCCCGAGCGTGAACACCGTCTCGTCCACCACCGACTCCAGCGAGTACGCCGGGTGCAGTTGGTCGGTGCCGCGGAAGATCTCGGCCCAGCGGGCCCGGACCATCGAGCCGACGTTCGGGATCACCCCGGCCACCGCGGCGGCCAGGAAGAGCGTCCAGGACGGCGCCGCCAGCCGGTGGCAGAGCGCCAGCACGGTCAGCGCGACCGCGCCGACCGCGGCGGCGGGCAGCAGCACCCGCCGCTGGCCGTGCCGGTCCACGGCCCGGGCCAGCCTGGGCCCGACCAGCGCGTACGCGATCGCGTGGGTCGCGGTCACCGCCCCGGCCAGGGCGTATTCGCCGGGCTGCTGGGAGAGCATCGCGACGATGCCGAAGCGGGTCATCGCGGTGGCCAGCCGGGCGACCAGCCCGGCCGAGCTGAACGCGGCGGTGCCGGGGACGGCGAAGATCTGCCGGTAGGCGTTGGCCATCGCGCTCACCGCGCCGGCTCGGGCACGGCGACCGGCTGGACGTCGTCGGCGCTCTCGGTCGGCAGGTCCGCCAGCACGCACCGGTAGTCCCGGATGGTGGCCCGGATCGCCTCCTCCACCTCGGCCGCGCTCCCCGCGTGGTAGCGGAACCGGCCCAGGATGAACCGGTAACCGCCCTTGCCGTCGAACTTGTGCCCGGGCTCCGGCAGTTCCTCCGCGTACAGGCCGGGCACCGCCCCGACCATGGACGGCCGGGAGACCAGCTCCTGGCCCAGCGGCTCGGGGACCAGCAGGAAGCCGCCGTGCCCGCGGTCGGGGCCCGGGGCGGGCAGGGTGACGGGCCGTTCGCCCAGTTCGAGCCGGATCCAGTCGCCGATCAGGTCGACGCCGTAGACGTCCTGGAACACCCAGGGGATCTCGCCGCCGCCGAACCGCGCGCCGACCTCCAGGAAGACCGGCCCGGTAGGCGTCTGGATCAGCTCGAAGTGGAACGCGCCGCGCTCCAGGCCCAGCGCCTGCAGGCAGGCCTCGGTGAAGGCGAGCATGGTGTCGGCCTCCGGACCGGTCTGCACGGCCGAGCCCAGCGGGTGTCCCTGGGAGAAGCCGTAGCAGGTGTCCATGTAGCGGGAGGCCCGACCGAAGGCCATCGAGCCGTCCGCCATCAGCCCGTCCACGTGCCAGATCGGGCCTTCGAGGTACTCCTCCACCTGATAGTCCGCCAGGTCGGTGTCCGCCAGGGTGGCGGCCAGGTCCTGGTCCGGACCGACCACGAAGATGCCGATGCTGGCCGCGCCGGTCCGCGGCTTGACCACCACGGAGGCGCCCAGCTCGGCCCGGAAGGCGGTCATCTCCTCGATGGTGGTGGCCTGTTGGAACTGCGGCACCCGCAGACCGGCCGCGGCCACCTTGGCCTTCATCCGGGTCTTGTCGCGGAAGACCAGCACCGCTTCGGTGTCCGGCCCGGGGATGCCCAGACGTTCGCGGATCTGCGCGCCGGTCAGCAGGTCGAACTCGGAGAGCACCAGCAGCCGGTCGAAGTCGCCGCAGGCCCGGTGGGCGGCGACGGCCGCCTCGATCACCGGCTCCGGCGACAGGTAGTTCTCCACCACCTGGATGTGCCGGGCCGTCGCCGGGATCCGGGGCACGTGCTTGGGCACGGTGACGTAGCTGACCTCGTGCGCTGAGTGGTCGATCCGCGAGCCGTAGTCGCTCTGGTGCTCGTCGTCCCACCGGTTGATGATCAGGATCTTCATCGGACTTCCCTCCCTTCGGCGACTCAGGCGCCGACGGTCACGGCCGTCTCCACGGCCTCCTGGACGAACCTGTCGATCCGGGCCAGCCGCTCGGCGAGCGCCTCCCGGTCGGGCGCGGCGAGGGCCACGTGGCCGAACCTGCTGTGCAGGTCGACCGCCGGACGCAGCACCGCTCCCGCGGCCGCCGTCACCTCCGCCTCGATGCACCCCTCGATGGACCGCAGCTGCTCCAACAGCCGTGCCGGATCGGTGAGTCGGCCCTCCTCGGCGACGCTGAAGAACCGCACCGCAGCGGCTCCCGACCGTCCCTCGACGATCGGCGCCTGCGGTTGGCCGGCGAACGAACGGACCGCCAGCTCCCACATGTCGGCCCCGTGCACCGCCTGCACCAGCCACGGGATCCGGTCCCCGCCGAGCCGGGCGCCGACCTCCATCACGTACGGACCGGCCGGGGTCAGCCGGGCCTCCAGGTGAAAGCAGCCGACCGTGATGCCCAGCGCCCGGACCGCCCGCTGCGCCGTGTCCACCAGGGCCGCGCGCTGCTCGGGCGCCAGCGGCGCGTCCACCACGTGGCCGACCTCGACGAAGGTCGGCTCGGGCCCGAGGTGCTTCTCGGTCACCGCGAGCACGTGCACCCGCAGCGCGCCGGGGACGCCCTCGACGTACCCCTCGACGCTGTACTCGGGACCGGCCACGTAGCTCTCGGCCAGCAGCGAGAGGCCGAGCAGCTGGCCGTAGTCGTCGATCGGGTTGGCCCGCACCTCGGCCAGGTAGTCGGCCAGTTCGGCCCGGCTGTCGACCCGGCGGACGTACTGGCTGCCGGAGCCGTCGACCGGCTTCAGCACGGCCGGCAGTCCGACCGCCGCCAGGATGTCCGCCGGGTCGGCGGCGGCGCCGAAGACCTCGTTGCGCGCCACCAGCACGCCGGCCTCGGCCAGCACCGCCTTCATCCAGCCCTTGTCCCGCAGCGCGCCCACCGCCGCCGGGTCGAGACCCGGCAGGCCGAGCGCCCGGGCGGTGTGCGCGCAGACCTCGACGGCGTACTCGTAGCCGGGCACCACGGCGACCACCTCGGTGGAGCCGGCCAGCGCCCGGGCGGCGGCGATCACCACCTCCCGGCTGCGGATCTCCAGCCGGGTGTAGTCGGCCCGGCCCTCGGCCACCGCGCGGCGCACCTGCTCGGGGAGCCGGTCGACCGGCTTGCGGTCGAACACGTGGGGGCGGTGGCCGAGCCGCTCGGCGGCGGCGACCAGGCCGATGCCGGAGGAGTTGGGCTCGATGACCAGCACGGTGCTGCGGGACATGGCAGGACCTCTCGATCGATGACGGGGCACAGGAATCGAATGGCATCTCCGTTACTCTGGATGCCTTGCTGATGTCATCTTAGGCACTCGAAATGACAGATGGGAAGATCGAGGGAGTGCCGTCTCGCAGTTCGGACGGTCACCCGGAAGAGCTGTCGGTATGCCCGGCGGGCCGGTATAAGTCAGGGGCATGACCACGACTTTGATCATCGGCGGCGCCGCACCGGCGACCACCGGCTACGTGCACGACATCTGCGCCCGAGCCCTCGCCCAGCTCCGCGCCAGGGGCAGCCGGATCGTCCTCACCGACACCGCCGAGAATCTGGCGGCCGGCCCGGAGCTGGTCCGACTCGCGGACGAGGTGGGCGAGTTGGACTTCACCGATGCCGACGCCTGCGTGGCCTGGGCCCGCGCCAGGGCCGAGCGGGAGCCGATCGAGGCCGTGCTGGCGTTCCGCGAGTACGCGGTGGTCGCCGCCGCCGAGGTGGCGGCCGCCCTCGGCCTGCCGGGCAACCCGCCGGAGGCGGTCCGCCGGGTCAGGACCAAGGACGTCTGCCGCGAGTACCTGCGCGAACGCGGCTTCCGGCAGCCCGCCCTGCGGCTGTGCGCGAGCGCCGCGGAGGCCGAGGAGTTCCACCGCTCGGTCGGCGGCACCGTGATCGTCAAGCCGCGCAGCGGCTCCAGCAGCGAGGGCGTCCAGCAGGTCGACGACCCGGCCGGGATCGCCGCCGCGTTCGCCCAGGCCCGCGACGAGGACGGTCACGCCCTGGTCGAAACCTTCGTCAGCGGACCGGAGTTCAGTGTCGAGGGCATCATCACCTCGGGCTCACCCCAGGTCCTGGCAGTCACCGGCAAGCAGGTCGTCGGCACCTCCTTCGTGGAGTGCGGCCACACCATGCCCGCCCCGATCGCACCGGAGGACACCGACGCGATCACCGAGGAGGTGGCGAACGCCCTGCGCGCACTCGGGCTGCGGCACGGCCTGTTCCACGTCGAGTGCTGGCTCACCGACCAGGGCGTGGTGCTCGGCGAACTGCACGTCCGGCAGGGCGGCGACTGGATCCACGCCATGGTCGAGTGGACCCGCCCCGGCCTCGAGCTGTACGGCAGCTGGCTGGACGACCTGCTCGGCCGGCCGGTGCAGCTGCCCGCCGCCGCCCGGGGCGCCGCCACCCGCTTCCTCACTCCCCCGCCGGGCACCGTCGACTCGGTCCGGGGCTGGGCCGAACTCGCCGCCCGCCCCGAGGTGCTGGCCGCCTCCTGCGAGCTCGCGCCGGGCACCGAGATCCGCCCGATCGCCTCCAACCTGGAGCGCTACGGCGTGGTCGTGGTCGGCACCGCCGAGCCCGAGGCGGCGGGGCCACTGGCCGACAAGCTGCTCGCGGAACTCGACATCCGACTGCGCTGAGCACGACGCGGGGGCCCGCCGACCGCCGCGAGGCGGGCAACGGGCCCCTGCTCCCTACTCGTTCAGCGCAGCGCGAGCGTTCACCGCAGCGCAAGCGTTCAGCGCAGCACGAGCGTTCACCGCCACGCGAGCGTTCACCGCAGCGCAAGCCTTCACCACCACGCGAGCGTTCACCACAGCGCAAGCCTTCACCACCACGCGAGCGTTCACCACAGCGCAAGCGTTCAGCGCAGCGCGAGCGCCGGACGCCCCGAGCAGTGCCCCCGGCGGGCCCGCCGCCCGGCGTCCCGGTAGCGGACCGCCGAGGGCTGCTCCGCCGGGCCACCCGCGCCCGGACGGCTCAGCAGCGCGCAGACCGGCGCGGTGCCGGCCAGCCGGACCAGGTCGGGCAGCCGGAAGCCGGCCGCCCCGCCTTCGGTCCCCAGGTCGGCCAGCAGATGGGCAGAGAGCAGCCGGTCCACCAGCAGCCCGGCCGGCCCGGCCTCGACGCCCAGCACCCGGGCCGCCTCGGCGATCCCGAACGGCCGCCCGCCCAGGCCAGCCAGCACCCGCAGCGCCTGCTGCTCCCCCGCCGCCAACCGCCGGATCGCCTCCGCCAGCCGTCCGGCGACATCCAGGTCACCCACCCCCAACTCGGCCAGCCGGCCCCGCTCCGCGCGCAGCCGAGCCGTCAACTCCGCCACCCCCAGGCCGGGTCGGGCCGCCAGCCGCTCCCCCGCCGCCCGGACGGCCAGCGGCAGCAGGTCGCACAGCTCCACCAACTCCCGTGCCACCGCCCGCTCGGCACCGATCCGCCCCGGCCCCGCCACCGACTCCAGCAGCCGCAGCCC
This genomic interval from Kitasatospora gansuensis contains the following:
- a CDS encoding ATP-grasp domain-containing protein is translated as MSTGAALAKAFREEGQACLHLYDTGLQAAHRADTSAHTMLHQDLETTLAVLRELRPSAVIAASEYGVILADTLAAELGLDHHRPELIDARRDKHLMVRALEQAGVPAARTVAVRTGAELDAALADWTEGFPVMVKPRNSAGSDGCRICHTPEQVVAAFHAIADARNLMGEVNDEVLLQEFLAGTQYIVNTVSLAGRHLLSEVYAERIDHIDGAPVLRHIVSRPELDRDERELVDYVLACLDALGIREGAAHTEVMLTPRGPRLVEVNSRVMGPSLTPDPYHAAFGYSQQHLVVERYLRPAEFAARLDRPYAPPQTVAKVFLRPHREGTVQSIDGLRTLRRLPGFHSVERLPAIGEPIRDRHLTTGATGIAFLVHEDGTVLQKSLAELHPLEDAGGFYRLADQPTEG
- a CDS encoding MFS transporter encodes the protein MANAYRQIFAVPGTAAFSSAGLVARLATAMTRFGIVAMLSQQPGEYALAGAVTATHAIAYALVGPRLARAVDRHGQRRVLLPAAAVGAVALTVLALCHRLAAPSWTLFLAAAVAGVIPNVGSMVRARWAEIFRGTDQLHPAYSLESVVDETVFTLGPVLAIGLSTAFAPEAGLLAAAGLLALGSWLLAGQRATEPPVRPAERVRSGSAIRNPGLPALVVTFLAIGAVFASIEVITVAFAAERGDKAMASWVLAVYAIGSALAGLVYGGLTPRGTVRGRLLTGTLLMTVTMVPLLVTGNLLLLGVVLFVAGTACAPTMATAMGMVELAVPRGQLTEGMTWASTGLGLGIALGAALAGAVVDRSGAGPAFAVPVACGALAVAAVLAGVRAVPRTPAEADPSPVAVSA
- a CDS encoding ATP-grasp domain-containing protein gives rise to the protein MKILIINRWDDEHQSDYGSRIDHSAHEVSYVTVPKHVPRIPATARHIQVVENYLSPEPVIEAAVAAHRACGDFDRLLVLSEFDLLTGAQIRERLGIPGPDTEAVLVFRDKTRMKAKVAAAGLRVPQFQQATTIEEMTAFRAELGASVVVKPRTGAASIGIFVVGPDQDLAATLADTDLADYQVEEYLEGPIWHVDGLMADGSMAFGRASRYMDTCYGFSQGHPLGSAVQTGPEADTMLAFTEACLQALGLERGAFHFELIQTPTGPVFLEVGARFGGGEIPWVFQDVYGVDLIGDWIRLELGERPVTLPAPGPDRGHGGFLLVPEPLGQELVSRPSMVGAVPGLYAEELPEPGHKFDGKGGYRFILGRFRYHAGSAAEVEEAIRATIRDYRCVLADLPTESADDVQPVAVPEPAR
- a CDS encoding ATP-grasp domain-containing protein, which translates into the protein MSRSTVLVIEPNSSGIGLVAAAERLGHRPHVFDRKPVDRLPEQVRRAVAEGRADYTRLEIRSREVVIAAARALAGSTEVVAVVPGYEYAVEVCAHTARALGLPGLDPAAVGALRDKGWMKAVLAEAGVLVARNEVFGAAADPADILAAVGLPAVLKPVDGSGSQYVRRVDSRAELADYLAEVRANPIDDYGQLLGLSLLAESYVAGPEYSVEGYVEGVPGALRVHVLAVTEKHLGPEPTFVEVGHVVDAPLAPEQRAALVDTAQRAVRALGITVGCFHLEARLTPAGPYVMEVGARLGGDRIPWLVQAVHGADMWELAVRSFAGQPQAPIVEGRSGAAAVRFFSVAEEGRLTDPARLLEQLRSIEGCIEAEVTAAAGAVLRPAVDLHSRFGHVALAAPDREALAERLARIDRFVQEAVETAVTVGA
- a CDS encoding ATP-grasp domain-containing protein; amino-acid sequence: MTTTLIIGGAAPATTGYVHDICARALAQLRARGSRIVLTDTAENLAAGPELVRLADEVGELDFTDADACVAWARARAEREPIEAVLAFREYAVVAAAEVAAALGLPGNPPEAVRRVRTKDVCREYLRERGFRQPALRLCASAAEAEEFHRSVGGTVIVKPRSGSSSEGVQQVDDPAGIAAAFAQARDEDGHALVETFVSGPEFSVEGIITSGSPQVLAVTGKQVVGTSFVECGHTMPAPIAPEDTDAITEEVANALRALGLRHGLFHVECWLTDQGVVLGELHVRQGGDWIHAMVEWTRPGLELYGSWLDDLLGRPVQLPAAARGAATRFLTPPPGTVDSVRGWAELAARPEVLAASCELAPGTEIRPIASNLERYGVVVVGTAEPEAAGPLADKLLAELDIRLR